A single region of the Streptomyces vilmorinianum genome encodes:
- a CDS encoding DUF6113 family protein, with product MSIRIVWYAVFLVLGALVGAAGSLAQAAWVPGGLILALLATAGVFYGGLRATDTQLGIAAPGVGWLVTIVLLSLGRPEGDGVFGGGIVEMIYILGGMGIAVMCATMSRLPRPAP from the coding sequence ATGAGTATCCGGATTGTCTGGTACGCGGTCTTCCTCGTCCTCGGAGCGCTGGTCGGAGCGGCCGGCTCGCTCGCCCAAGCCGCCTGGGTCCCGGGCGGGTTGATCCTCGCGCTGCTCGCCACCGCCGGCGTCTTCTACGGCGGACTGCGGGCCACCGACACACAGCTCGGGATCGCCGCCCCGGGTGTGGGCTGGCTCGTCACGATCGTGCTGCTCAGCCTCGGACGGCCGGAAGGGGACGGGGTCTTCGGTGGCGGGATCGTCGAGATGATCTACATTCTCGGTGGCATGGGCATCGCTGTGATGTGTGCCACGATGTCGCGGCTTCCTCGACCGGCCCCGTGA
- the mshB gene encoding N-acetyl-1-D-myo-inositol-2-amino-2-deoxy-alpha-D-glucopyranoside deacetylase, translating to MTVLPARRLLLVHAHPDDESINNGATMARYAAEGAQVTLVTCTLGEEGEVIPPELAHLAPDREDRLGDHRVGELADAMKELGVTDHRFLGGPGRFRDSGMMGVEQNRRENAFWNTDVDTAAPYLVEVIRETRPQVLVTYDPDGGYGHPDHIQAHRVAMRAAELAADASYRPELGPAHAIAKIYWNRVPRPVAEAAFARLRAEGAGFPGIADVGDVPGVVEESLITAEIDGGTAYAARKTAAMRAHATQIAVEGPFFALSNDLGQPIFTTEYYQLVSGTPGAPAGARETDLFAGVTA from the coding sequence ATGACGGTTCTCCCAGCCCGTCGTCTGCTCCTGGTGCACGCGCACCCGGACGACGAGTCGATCAACAACGGCGCCACGATGGCCAGGTACGCGGCCGAGGGCGCCCAGGTCACCCTGGTGACCTGCACGCTCGGCGAGGAGGGCGAGGTCATCCCGCCCGAGCTCGCCCACCTCGCACCCGACCGGGAGGACCGGCTGGGCGACCATCGCGTCGGCGAGCTCGCCGACGCGATGAAGGAACTCGGCGTCACCGACCACCGCTTCCTCGGCGGCCCCGGCCGCTTCCGCGACTCCGGAATGATGGGAGTCGAGCAGAACCGGCGCGAGAACGCCTTCTGGAACACGGACGTCGACACCGCCGCCCCGTACCTCGTCGAGGTGATCCGCGAGACCCGCCCGCAGGTCCTGGTGACCTACGACCCCGACGGCGGCTACGGCCACCCCGACCACATCCAGGCCCACCGCGTCGCCATGCGCGCCGCGGAGCTGGCGGCGGACGCCTCGTACCGTCCCGAGCTCGGCCCGGCGCACGCGATCGCGAAGATCTACTGGAACCGGGTCCCGCGCCCGGTCGCCGAGGCCGCCTTCGCCCGGCTGCGCGCCGAGGGCGCCGGCTTCCCCGGCATCGCCGACGTCGGCGACGTACCGGGCGTGGTCGAGGAGTCCCTCATCACTGCCGAGATCGACGGCGGCACGGCGTACGCGGCCCGCAAGACCGCCGCGATGCGGGCGCATGCCACACAAATCGCCGTCGAGGGCCCCTTCTTCGCGCTCTCGAACGATCTGGGACAGCCGATCTTCACCACGGAGTACTACCAGTTGGTCAGTGGTACGCCGGGCGCACCGGCGGGCGCGCGCGAGACCGACCTGTTCGCGGGCGTGACCGCATGA
- a CDS encoding prolyl oligopeptidase family serine peptidase, translating to MTSRQQRSFPLSFPRQYARTQRFTLGVPRAFTVSPDGERVVFLRSASGTDRSHALWVLDLEGREGEPEERLAADPETLLAGAAEELSAEERARRERSREGSGGIVAYAVDSAVELAAFALSGRLFAAELRAGTARELEVPGPVIDPRPSPDGRHVAYVAKGALRVTGADGEGDRALAEPEDAHTTYGLAEFVAAEEMGRSRGYWWSPDSERLLVARAHDRAVRRWWISDPAHPDREPQVVAYPAAGTPNADVWLYVVDLAGERTEVTWDRERYPYLARVHWSADGAPLILVQARDQRTQLHLAVDTTTGATRTVHVDEDPVWLELLPGVPAWAPDGRLVRIADEGGARVLAVGDRALTGGALHLRSVLDIGENDVLVAASAGEEAAEPETGEIHVYRVNELGVERVSEGVGVHSAVRGGAVTVLSSARPDTPGSVARVLRDGEQVAVIASHAETPVLSARVRLLEGGARRIPCAVLLPSGYGEGDGLLPVLMDPYGGPHGQRVVAAHNPHLTSQWFADQGFAVIVADGRGAPGRSPAWEKAIRDDLTPTLDDQIEALHALAKDFPLDLGRVAIRGWSYGGYLAALGVLRRPDVFHAAIAGAPVTDFRLYDTHYTERYLGMPQDGPEVYAANSLVTDDGLSAPEDPARPLMIIHGLADDNVVMAHTLRLSSALLAAGRPHEVLPLTGVTHMTPQEQVAENLLLLQVEFLRRSLGLAP from the coding sequence ATGACCTCCAGGCAACAGCGGTCGTTCCCGCTCTCGTTCCCTCGTCAGTACGCCCGGACGCAGCGCTTCACCCTGGGCGTCCCCCGTGCGTTCACGGTCTCCCCCGACGGTGAGCGGGTGGTGTTCCTGCGCTCGGCTTCGGGCACGGACCGCTCGCACGCGCTCTGGGTCCTCGATCTCGAAGGCCGCGAGGGCGAGCCCGAGGAGCGGCTCGCGGCCGACCCGGAGACGCTGCTCGCGGGCGCGGCCGAGGAGTTGTCGGCCGAGGAGCGGGCCCGGCGGGAACGGAGCCGGGAGGGCTCGGGCGGGATCGTGGCCTACGCGGTGGACAGCGCCGTGGAGTTGGCGGCGTTCGCGCTCTCGGGGCGGCTGTTCGCGGCGGAGCTGCGGGCCGGGACCGCGCGGGAGCTCGAGGTGCCCGGGCCGGTGATCGACCCGCGGCCGTCGCCGGACGGGCGGCACGTGGCCTACGTGGCGAAGGGCGCGCTGCGGGTGACGGGCGCGGACGGGGAGGGGGACCGGGCGCTCGCGGAGCCGGAGGACGCGCACACCACGTACGGTCTCGCGGAGTTCGTCGCGGCCGAGGAGATGGGGCGCTCCCGGGGCTACTGGTGGTCACCGGACTCGGAACGGCTGCTGGTGGCGCGGGCGCACGACCGTGCGGTGCGGCGGTGGTGGATCTCGGACCCGGCGCATCCGGACCGCGAGCCGCAGGTGGTGGCGTATCCGGCGGCGGGGACGCCGAACGCGGACGTGTGGCTCTACGTGGTGGATCTGGCTGGTGAGCGGACGGAGGTCACGTGGGACCGGGAGCGGTATCCGTATCTGGCCCGGGTGCACTGGTCGGCGGACGGGGCTCCGCTGATTCTCGTACAGGCGCGTGACCAGCGGACTCAGCTGCATCTGGCGGTGGACACGACGACCGGGGCGACCCGGACGGTGCATGTGGACGAGGACCCGGTGTGGCTGGAGCTGCTGCCGGGGGTGCCGGCCTGGGCTCCGGACGGGCGGCTGGTCCGTATCGCCGACGAGGGGGGCGCCCGGGTCCTTGCGGTCGGGGACCGGGCGCTGACGGGTGGGGCGCTCCACCTCAGAAGCGTCCTCGACATCGGGGAGAACGACGTCCTGGTGGCGGCGTCGGCCGGCGAGGAGGCGGCGGAGCCGGAGACCGGGGAGATCCATGTCTACCGGGTCAACGAGCTGGGCGTGGAGCGGGTCTCGGAGGGGGTCGGGGTGCATTCGGCGGTGCGCGGCGGGGCGGTGACCGTGCTGTCCTCCGCCCGGCCCGACACGCCGGGGAGCGTCGCGCGGGTGCTGCGCGACGGCGAGCAGGTGGCGGTGATCGCCTCGCACGCGGAGACTCCGGTGCTCTCCGCCAGGGTGCGCCTCCTGGAGGGGGGCGCACGGCGGATTCCGTGCGCCGTCCTGCTCCCCTCGGGGTACGGGGAAGGTGACGGACTTCTCCCGGTCCTGATGGATCCGTACGGCGGTCCGCACGGCCAGCGGGTGGTCGCCGCGCACAACCCGCATCTGACGTCACAGTGGTTCGCCGACCAGGGCTTCGCGGTGATCGTGGCCGACGGGCGCGGCGCGCCCGGCCGGTCCCCCGCCTGGGAGAAGGCGATCCGGGACGATCTGACGCCGACCCTCGACGACCAGATCGAGGCGCTGCACGCGCTGGCGAAGGACTTCCCGCTCGATCTGGGGCGGGTGGCGATCCGGGGCTGGTCGTACGGCGGTTATCTCGCCGCGCTCGGGGTGCTGCGGCGGCCGGATGTGTTCCACGCCGCGATCGCGGGGGCGCCGGTGACCGACTTCCGGCTGTACGACACGCACTACACGGAGCGGTATCTGGGGATGCCGCAGGACGGTCCGGAGGTGTACGCGGCGAACTCGCTCGTCACCGACGACGGTCTCTCGGCGCCGGAGGACCCGGCGCGGCCGCTGATGATCATCCATGGTCTGGCGGACGACAACGTGGTGATGGCCCATACGCTGCGGCTGTCCTCGGCGCTGCTCGCGGCGGGGCGGCCCCATGAGGTGCTGCCGCTGACGGGCGTGACGCACATGACGCCGCAGGAGCAGGTGGCGGAGAACCTGCTCCTGCTCCAGGTGGAGTTCCTGAGGCGCTCGCTGGGACTGGCCCCGTAG